The Oenanthe melanoleuca isolate GR-GAL-2019-014 chromosome 1, OMel1.0, whole genome shotgun sequence genome segment TGCCTTTGAATTTGGTCCCTGTGTCCTCATGGAATTTCCTATACTTATGCTGCTGAAGCCAGCTGTGGAGGGGGGACAAACCCTGCTCCTTTCAAGAGGGAAACAGTAAATTTAGGCCCTGTAGAGATATGAAAAGAGGAAATTGGGCTGGACATTAActttttccaggcaggaatgcCACAATATCATTTGGGGGATGCCCTGCATCAACTGAGCTGGGGTTACACAAAAAGCAGTTTACAGCTGTCAGTGTTCTCTGCCACCAAAGTGTGGTATCTCTGCTGTTTTCAAACTGTATTCAGCCCACTTCCCTGTGGCTGTAGGGGAAAGATGCCTTGAATGGTCACTCAGAAGAACTTACGTGACTAGCAGTGCCTGCTACAGCTCTGATTGTACAGTACTTTTGTGCTTATTAAAGGAATGGCAAAGAAATGCAGGAACTTCTGCTACACACTGAAgcccatttccattttttcaaaGTCAGAAATCTGGATTTAGAAGCCAGTCTCCAGAAGCTGCTAAGAACGAAACAAAGCAGTTGGGGAATTTCTCCTCTTGTTTTGGGTGAGAAGTTGTAACAGACCTTGGACCTTTACTTGAAAAAGCGTGCAAATTATGCTGAAATTTTCCTCttcctaatgctgctgcctctgctcccatGCCTCCTCATGCAGCTGAACCATAAGGTAGTAATGAAAAGCATCTTTTTACTCTGTCAATACCATTGTTTATTTTATCTCTGCAGCTCACACTAGGTCTttgaattaaatgaaaaaaacagcCTTGCTGTTatcagcacagggcagaagcAGACAGGAAACTTGTGGTATTGCTCTGACTAATGCTGTGTCTTCGTGCAGCTGGAGTATGGTGCTGGGAGGCTCTGGATGCCTTCAGCACTCCTTCAACTCATccaaaaagagaaaactaaCTTCAAAGCATTCCTCATTTCCCTGGAGTTTTCAGCACCCCAGGTTACTCAGCCATGGCTTCTGATGGCAACTTCTTCCTCCCTGTTTTAGTGAGATGGACTCGGACCATTTTAGCCAGTAGCTAAAAACACTGGAGGTTTCTGTCAGCTCAACTCAGGAGCTGCCACACACTGCATGAGTTTGCACTCACTGGCTTTTCCTAACCCAAGTTCAAGCATTTAGAGCTTGTacaggagaaacagaaaggGTAATACCACAGACTCTCCACCAGCTTCTGCCCTGGGCAGATAAGAACAGCAATTTTCCAAAGTGGCCTGAGGCAATGCCATGACTCAGTTCAAAGTTGCAAAGACAAAATAAGCTGTAGTGtccctaggaaaaaaaccccaaaacatcttTGTAGAAGGTccagaagaacaaaataattaagCACCTGAACAGAATAATAATCTAATATTATTACTGTGATTATTATTGTTTGGTATTGAGCCTGTACTCCACAACCTTCCTCTAGGACTGGAGCTGTTATGCTGGGCACCAGATATGTGTGAAATGAAGAGATAGACTATGCTTTTAAAGGGCCCTCAGTTTAagcagcagagtgggaagaaggaaaagagaaatagagGAAGGTACCACTGAAATGCAGATGTTTTAGGACTTGTCTGTGAACCAGTAAGGAGACTTCTGGGCATCCACTGAACAAAGTAGAACACAGCATCCTCATATCACAAGAAATTCTTCTCTAGTCAATGTTTTTATGTCGCATAAGCCAAATACAGAAACTGGAATTTCTGTTCCAAAACGCAAACGGAACTGAAGctcccaggagctcccaggagTCAGACTCCTCGCTGCTTTAATCCAAACAGGGCTGCACTATCACCCCCTGCTTCACTCTACTTCTGCTGTCTTCATGCATGTCACCTCTTTCATTGTCTGAACACTGCCTCTCTTGGAGAGACAGCATCTATTTGGAGGGGAAGTGACAAATGctgaaaaacccccaaaacaaacaaccaaagaAACAGCAGCTGTTTGATTTTACCCAGACTCTAGCAGCATTTGCAGAAATTCCTGAGGAAATGGCTGAGTTCACTTGAAACAGACAGAGCAGTCCAAGGAGAATGGACTTTGTCACCTTGTCTTGCCATTCATGACAAGCCAAGGACACATGCTCCAGGGGAAGACAAATTTTGCatggctgtgcacacagaagGCAAACTCTAGCAGCTGGAAATACAGCAAAAGGACTTTTGTAGTCCTGCAGGATAAACTGCATCTCAGGCTGCCTCATATCAGTGCTTAATTTGTTCCCGTTGCTCCTCTGGCCATTGCCACATGGGaagttgtgttttgtttatagTCAACACATTTAGCTTGTGTTGACTATATAGAGACTATAGCAAGAAAAGAGAATACAATAGCAAGAAAAGAATACAATGAAAGATTACTCTTAGACCTGTGACAAAAGATTATCTTTCCTACTAAAATCAGTATTTCCCAGCTTATTTAGAACTCAGAACACTTTTAATCCTCTAATGATAAACAGTCCAATATCACTCTTATGCCActccagaaaagaaattttggtCATAGTTCATAAAATCCTTTGCCAAGGTGGCAGGGACCAAGGAGCAAGTCTAGAGACCATTACAAGGGGCCCAAGATCCAAAAACGTGCTTTTCTGGCTACCAGGTGTTCATAGGACAGTTGGAAGGAAACAAATGTGTTCTACCTGTGGCTGAGGTAATGTGTATAGCTATGATCACCTTGGCCACAGATAGATATAGAACACAGATAgatatttgtttttccttgaaGTCTGGAAGTGTCTTTCACTATTATTTTTAACCTCTTCTTTCTCTCATCCATGTTCAGGTATCTCTATGCCTGTACCCGTCTTTGGACTACAAGACGACTCCAAAGTATTtaagaaagacatttttgaGAAAGACATCTGCTTACTTGCAGATGAAAATTTTGTTCTAGTAGGCTCTTTTGTGGCATTCTTCATCCCTCTAACCATCATGGTAGTCACTTACTTTTTAACTATCAAGTCGCTGCAGAAGGAAGCTATGCTGTGCGTGAATGACATTGGCCCTAAGACCAAGTTTGCTTCATTCAGCTTCCTCCCTCAGAGTTCCCTGTCCTCAGAGAAACTCTTTCAGCGCTCCTTGAACAGAGATACGGGGACTCCAGGAAGGAGAACCATGCAATCCATCAGCAATGAGCAGAAGGCTTCCAAGGTCCTTGGCATTgtcttctttctgtttgttgtgATGTGGTGCCCCTTTTTCATCACCAATGTGATGGCTGTTATTTGCAAGGAGTCATGCAAAGAAGAGGTCATTGGAGGACTTCTGAACATATTTGTTTGGATTGGCTACCTTTCTTCAGCTGTCAACCCACTCGTGTATACGTTGTTCAACAAAACCTACCGCTCAGCTTTCTCTCGCTACATCCAGTGTCGCTACAAGGAGGAGAAGAAACCTTTCCAGCTGATTTTAGTGAACACTATCCCAGCACTAGCGTATGactccagccagctccagctaGCACAAATGAAGAGTTTGAAAAAAGAGGCCAAAATGATGGCTAAGGATTACTCGACGGTCACAATAGGAACGCATCGTTTAGATGGTGCCTCCAAGGGAAGTATTGgcccagggaaggaaaaggttaGTGGTGTGTGATGGTCAGCAGCTGCCATGACAACCACCTTCTGTGCACTGAAAATTTCACCTGCTGGGAGAAGCTCTGATAGCTTAGGAAAATCAGCTGTGCTCAAGAGACCTTCCAACAGCATCATATACTCCTCATATTATCCTATGGAGGAAAAGCAGGGTTGAAAGAGTATCATatgtgcaatttttttccatacagTACTTTGGCTGTTTTAAGCACAGGCTttattaaacttatttttttaatattctaaaGGATatatttcttaaagaaaaaaatgctatttctgGTATTATAATATGGGCTGTGAAGAAACCTACgcatttcttttctctttgcaaacGAAAGCTAAGCTGTCCTTTGATGTTCTTGCAGAGTAGGCTCCAGCTAGTTTGTCTTGCTACAATTGAGTTTTGTTATCATTAACTGAATGAGCACTTTACgcaattttaaataaaatgatgGTTCATTTgctaatatatatttaaaataaatcctaaaGTATTAAACAAAATCTATTCAAATTGCTATAGATTAATTATATGGAGATTTTGTTAACTGTTTTTATgctattttttcttcctcagtaaCCATCCTGAAATGCCCCTGGGCCTTTATGCtatttgttttgtatttcaaataaGCAATTTTCAAAGGTAAATTATACTTGAACAATCCTCTGtttccaccaccaccacctgtAATCTTTATTTCAGGATTTGTAGTTTATTTGCATTCAAAAATTTCACATGTTCATCTTAAAAATTGAAAgtaatgttttcaaaattattgGTCTtaattccctgctcctcccataAGTGTTGACAGGGAGGTGAAGTGAGACAACAGCGGAAAACCAGGCACAACATTGCTGAATAATTTAAGCACCACTTCCAGATTCATGACTCTGTTCAATTCCAAAAAAGTCTGATTTAAATAATGCCAGAGGAAGCTTTGCATGAGTAAAGCCTTCAGTAAAAGGCTGAAGCAGATGCTCTCTCATCATTTCTCTTTGGTTAAAAAGGTCATTATGAAGAATGCTCTGGTTTTGGTTTAGGGCTTGTAAAGCCAGAATTATTGGAAAATTTTTGTTactaaaaattgttttcctttgtttgacTGTATTGCTGTTAAGGCAGATTGCTCAGGAATGGTCAGAAGATTGCACTACTAGGACTCAGCCTTAATGAAACACGTATGAAAAATAACAGGACCTGTAAGCGACACTGCATTTCACCTGCATAGATGCAAAGGCAGAATATATTGCACAAAGAACATAAAACACATTGCTTGACAGACATACTTAGTCAT includes the following:
- the HTR2A gene encoding 5-hydroxytryptamine receptor 2A produces the protein MDILCDGESSVNPTANSFIQINHERRFYRNVYGAGEINISHLCNLTVNSDNLTNLSCESNVSPPCCPSQKNWPALLTVIVIVLTIAGNILVIMAVSLEKKLQNATNYFLMSLAIADMLLGFLVMPVSMLTILYGYEWPLPRKLCAIWIYLDVLFSTASIMHLCAISLDRYIAIRNPIHHSRFNSRTKAFAKIIAVWTISVGISMPVPVFGLQDDSKVFKKDIFEKDICLLADENFVLVGSFVAFFIPLTIMVVTYFLTIKSLQKEAMLCVNDIGPKTKFASFSFLPQSSLSSEKLFQRSLNRDTGTPGRRTMQSISNEQKASKVLGIVFFLFVVMWCPFFITNVMAVICKESCKEEVIGGLLNIFVWIGYLSSAVNPLVYTLFNKTYRSAFSRYIQCRYKEEKKPFQLILVNTIPALAYDSSQLQLAQMKSLKKEAKMMAKDYSTVTIGTHRLDGASKGSIGPGKEKVSGV